A window of Streptomyces armeniacus contains these coding sequences:
- a CDS encoding bifunctional glycosyltransferase/CDP-glycerol:glycerophosphate glycerophosphotransferase, whose translation MSPRLTVVVPVRNAGPHLPECLRSLAAQTMGDLEVILVDDPRVSSPADGAPADGQLAPALEFAEGDDRFRVVRLAADETADARAAGTRHADSGSTYLAFADGADTVPPRAYELLLGTLDETGSDFATGGILRLGTDDSGQPLLSPYGPVKKATAKNRPRTHLNQHRPLIHDRTVRNKVFRRTFWDWLDLGWPAGVAGEGALAPDTAVALPAHYLATSVDVLSDAVCHWREPGDGHTPRPRTDPGALRDAMTVADGVSRLLGGWTSDARQGAKADYDATALTGDLMPFMKELPGAGEEFRALFAELAADFVSRVTTDVFEGLPVAARMKWELARTGRMADLLDALAFERDNPRVFRVTGARARGAAFLRPDGSEIDVPRRLARPAKDDLPLIARLQECRWLPDGTLRLRGYAYVRSLDAEHPRQSRKIGWLRRRGSRMRTPVRVRTVPAPEATSYSRQRLHSYDSSGFEITVDPARLLKALGRDERTGVWTLGLGVLTGGLLRHAGVGPGGDGSGKQPLALETGDGRRIVPVFRHGQLRISVEEIGARLTGHRMEGGELELTGTVREGRKPATMVLRTGHGEAETSREYPVRTVRTEADGRDVFTIRVPLADLAAAGTAQSAAHGDDTDDADITDNSSSTDNGDNGDNGERATEDGANGADPAAPADPADPADTADTADTAAADTADGPRPAEADAAAETATPAPVPAPSHTWRASLVFKDSSQCRIVAPEDTALGRYPLTGDGTFRELCLTPDASGHLVLTDRAVQPVADALAWSPDGELTVSGTFPEAPEGVRAAAAVELIWQHSGHREEVAVPVERDGGRFTARLRPEDAAPGGLPLRQGRWYPFFRALGADTRDGDVPLRLRPALLGTLPETYAGERDFTLERRFHDRLFLLSGSVLGVRERGTYRQHQLQTVLYPAARRRPLRDAVLYNSFDGRQFSDSPRALHEELLRRGTEVEHLWAVRDGQALVPPGARAVVQGSAEWHEALARSRWLVGNTHFPRWFERREGQTAVQTWHGTPLKRIGLDLADMTFANHEYLASLTERSAQWSLLLSPNRFSTPILRRAFGYEGEILESGYPRNDLLYAEDRDKHAREVRKRLDIPEDKRIVLYAPTWRDDNRFDRSNCKFDLRLDLDAAHAALGADHVLLVRKHYLVADAVPGTGDGFVRDVSAWPDIAELLLISDVLITDYSSLMFDFAHTGRPILFFTYDLERYRDVLRGFYFDFEERAPGPLLARSDEVIAALTDADAVAAAHEERYAQFRQAFCDLDDGQAAARVVDRMLAGRGEPAATAAPAAAPVPPAQQQAPAPEGPENAEPAAGSAAGSATAAD comes from the coding sequence CTCCCGGAGTGCCTGCGCTCCCTCGCCGCCCAGACCATGGGCGACCTCGAGGTGATACTGGTCGACGACCCGCGCGTGAGCAGCCCCGCGGACGGTGCCCCCGCGGACGGACAGCTCGCGCCCGCCCTGGAGTTCGCCGAAGGCGACGACCGGTTCCGCGTGGTGCGGCTCGCGGCGGACGAGACCGCCGACGCCCGCGCCGCGGGCACCCGGCACGCCGACTCCGGCAGCACCTACCTCGCGTTCGCCGACGGCGCGGACACCGTGCCGCCCCGCGCGTACGAGCTGCTCCTCGGCACCCTGGACGAGACCGGCTCCGACTTCGCCACCGGCGGCATCCTGCGGCTGGGCACGGACGACAGCGGACAGCCCCTGCTGAGCCCGTACGGCCCGGTCAAGAAGGCGACCGCCAAGAACCGCCCGCGTACGCACCTCAACCAGCACCGGCCGCTGATCCACGACCGGACCGTCCGGAACAAAGTCTTCCGCCGTACGTTCTGGGACTGGCTCGACCTCGGCTGGCCCGCCGGCGTGGCCGGAGAGGGCGCGCTCGCCCCGGACACCGCCGTGGCGCTGCCCGCGCACTACCTCGCCACCTCCGTCGACGTGCTGAGCGACGCCGTGTGCCACTGGCGCGAGCCGGGCGACGGGCACACCCCGCGCCCGCGCACCGACCCGGGGGCCCTGCGGGACGCGATGACCGTCGCGGACGGCGTGAGCCGCCTGCTGGGCGGCTGGACGTCCGACGCGCGGCAGGGCGCCAAGGCCGACTACGACGCGACGGCTCTGACCGGCGACCTGATGCCGTTCATGAAGGAACTCCCGGGCGCCGGCGAGGAGTTCCGCGCCCTCTTCGCCGAACTCGCCGCCGACTTCGTCTCGCGCGTCACCACGGACGTGTTCGAGGGCCTGCCGGTGGCCGCCCGCATGAAGTGGGAGCTGGCCCGTACGGGCCGCATGGCCGATCTGCTCGACGCGCTCGCCTTCGAGCGGGACAACCCGCGCGTGTTCCGTGTCACCGGCGCACGGGCGCGCGGCGCGGCGTTCCTGCGCCCCGACGGCAGCGAGATCGACGTCCCGCGCCGGCTCGCCCGCCCCGCCAAGGACGACCTGCCGCTGATCGCCCGGCTCCAGGAGTGCCGCTGGCTGCCGGACGGCACGCTGCGGCTGCGCGGCTACGCGTACGTGCGCTCCCTCGACGCCGAACACCCCCGCCAGTCACGGAAGATCGGCTGGCTGCGCCGGCGCGGCAGCAGGATGCGTACGCCGGTGCGCGTGCGTACGGTCCCGGCGCCCGAGGCGACGTCGTACTCGCGGCAGCGGCTGCACTCGTACGACTCGTCCGGCTTCGAGATCACCGTGGACCCCGCCCGGCTGCTCAAGGCGCTCGGGCGGGACGAGCGGACCGGCGTCTGGACGCTGGGCCTCGGCGTCCTCACCGGCGGACTGCTGCGGCACGCCGGCGTGGGCCCGGGCGGCGACGGCTCGGGGAAGCAGCCGCTGGCGCTCGAGACGGGCGACGGGCGGCGGATCGTGCCGGTGTTCCGGCACGGGCAGCTCCGGATCAGCGTCGAGGAGATCGGCGCGCGGCTCACCGGACACCGCATGGAAGGCGGCGAACTGGAGCTGACCGGCACCGTACGGGAAGGGCGCAAGCCCGCCACCATGGTGCTGCGCACCGGGCACGGGGAGGCGGAGACCAGCCGCGAGTACCCGGTGCGGACGGTACGGACGGAGGCCGACGGCCGGGACGTCTTCACGATACGAGTCCCGCTCGCGGACCTCGCGGCGGCCGGCACCGCGCAGAGCGCGGCGCACGGGGACGACACGGATGACGCAGACATCACCGATAATTCGAGCAGTACAGACAACGGAGACAACGGAGACAACGGGGAGCGGGCCACCGAGGACGGCGCCAACGGGGCGGACCCCGCCGCCCCCGCCGACCCCGCCGACCCCGCCGATACAGCGGACACAGCCGATACAGCCGCCGCGGACACGGCGGACGGCCCCCGCCCGGCCGAGGCGGACGCCGCCGCGGAGACCGCCACGCCCGCTCCCGTACCGGCCCCCTCGCACACCTGGCGCGCGAGCCTGGTCTTCAAGGACAGCTCGCAGTGCCGGATCGTCGCCCCGGAGGACACGGCCCTCGGCCGCTACCCCCTGACCGGCGACGGCACCTTCCGCGAACTGTGCCTGACCCCCGACGCGTCCGGCCACCTCGTCCTCACCGACCGGGCCGTCCAGCCCGTCGCGGACGCGCTCGCCTGGAGCCCGGACGGCGAACTCACCGTGTCCGGCACCTTCCCCGAGGCCCCGGAGGGCGTACGCGCGGCCGCCGCCGTCGAGCTGATCTGGCAGCACAGCGGCCACCGCGAGGAGGTGGCCGTGCCCGTCGAGCGGGACGGCGGCCGCTTCACCGCACGGCTGCGCCCGGAGGACGCGGCGCCCGGCGGGCTGCCGCTGCGCCAGGGCCGCTGGTACCCGTTCTTCCGCGCGCTGGGCGCGGACACCCGCGACGGGGACGTTCCGCTGCGGCTGCGCCCCGCGCTGCTCGGCACGCTGCCGGAGACGTACGCGGGCGAGCGGGACTTCACCCTCGAACGGCGGTTCCACGACCGGCTGTTCCTGCTCTCCGGCTCCGTCCTGGGCGTACGCGAGCGGGGCACGTACCGCCAGCACCAGTTGCAGACCGTCCTCTACCCGGCGGCCCGCCGCCGCCCGCTGCGCGACGCCGTCCTCTACAACAGCTTCGACGGCCGCCAGTTCTCGGACTCGCCGCGCGCGCTGCACGAGGAGCTGCTGCGCCGCGGCACCGAGGTCGAGCACCTGTGGGCCGTACGCGACGGGCAGGCCCTCGTACCTCCCGGCGCCCGCGCGGTGGTGCAGGGCAGCGCCGAGTGGCACGAGGCGCTCGCCCGCAGCCGGTGGCTCGTCGGCAACACACACTTCCCGCGCTGGTTCGAGCGGCGCGAGGGGCAGACCGCCGTACAGACCTGGCACGGCACCCCGCTCAAGCGCATCGGGCTGGACCTGGCGGACATGACGTTCGCGAACCACGAGTACCTGGCCAGCCTGACCGAGCGGTCCGCGCAGTGGAGCCTGCTGCTGTCGCCCAACCGGTTCAGCACCCCGATCCTGCGCCGTGCCTTCGGCTACGAGGGCGAGATCCTCGAGTCCGGCTACCCGCGCAACGATCTGCTGTACGCCGAGGACCGCGACAAGCACGCCCGCGAGGTGCGCAAGCGGCTCGACATCCCCGAGGACAAGCGCATCGTGCTGTACGCGCCGACCTGGCGGGACGACAACCGCTTCGACCGCAGCAACTGCAAGTTCGACCTGCGCCTCGACCTGGACGCGGCACACGCGGCACTCGGCGCCGACCACGTGCTGCTGGTCCGCAAGCACTACCTGGTGGCGGACGCGGTGCCGGGCACGGGCGACGGCTTCGTACGCGACGTGTCGGCCTGGCCGGACATCGCGGAGCTGCTGCTCATCTCGGACGTGCTGATCACGGACTACTCGTCGCTGATGTTCGACTTCGCGCACACCGGGCGGCCCATACTGTTCTTCACGTACGACCTGGAGCGCTACCGCGACGTCCTGCGCGGCTTCTACTTCGACTTCGAGGAACGCGCACCGGGCCCGCTGCTCGCCCGCTCCGACGAGGTGATCGCGGCCCTGACGGACGCGGACGCGGTCGCGGCGGCGCACGAGGAGCGGTACGCGCAGTTCCGGCAGGCGTTCTGCGACCTGGACGACGGGCAGGCGGCGGCCCGCGTCGTGGACCGCATGCTGGCCGGCCGCGGCGAGCCCGCTGCCACGGCGGCACCCGCCGCCGCACCGGTGCCGCCCGCCCAGCAGCAGGCGCCGGCCCCGGAGGGCCCGGAAAACGCCGAACCCGCCGCGGGTTCCGCGGCGGGCTCGGCGACTGCTGCCGACTGA